One stretch of Cheilinus undulatus linkage group 5, ASM1832078v1, whole genome shotgun sequence DNA includes these proteins:
- the LOC121510454 gene encoding transmembrane protein 252-like: MPVRKHLWSIARMFLPVVGFALTCLGAYLVSMQAESRSLWRLIPAYILMALGFLAVLVGVFWTVCHSMKSKMYRRGGEEHIQIYTIESRPRSFPPSYEESQYSQANDNPSDIVVDVDGVDVLILAPPLYSADSSEAPDCRWSWERPPRYSQVEKAQQAQEE, translated from the exons ATGCCTGTGAGAAAGCACCTGTGGTCTATTGCCCGTATGTTCCTGCCTGTTGTTGGGTTTGCACTGACTTGTTTGGGAGCGTACCTGGTGTCCATGCAGGCAGAGAGCAGGAGCCTCTGGAGGCTGATCCCTGCTTACATCCTGATGGCGCTCGGgtttctggctgtcctggtcGGGGTCTTCTGGACCGTCTGCCACAGCATGAAGAGCAAGAtgtacaggagaggaggagaagagcaCATTCAGATCTACACCATAGAAAG cAGGCCAAGATCCTTCCCTCCATCCTATGAAGAGTCTCAGTACAGCCAGGCGAATGATAATCCCTCTGACATTGTGGTGGATGTTGACGGGGTGGATGTGTTGATCCTTGCTCCTCCCCTGTACAGCGCAGACAGCTCGGAGGCTCCAGACTGCAGGTGGAGCTGGGAGCGCCCCCCTCGGTACAGTCAGGTGGAGAAGGCCCAGCAGGCACAGGAGGAGTAA